The Thermodesulfobacteriota bacterium nucleotide sequence GTGATCGACCAGCGCACTTTCCACCTCCATCGTGCTTATCCTGTGTCCAGCTACATTCATAACGTCATCTACTCTACCCAAAATCCATAGGTATCCATCTCTGTCCTTATTCGCCCAGTCCCCAGTGAAATACCTGTTGGTGAATCTGTTCCAATATTCATCGATATATCGCTTCGGATCTCCATAAACGGTGCTTAGCATAGCCGGCCATGGATTATTAATGACAAGATATCCTAACCCTTCTTTAATACTATTTCCCAGTTCATTTACCACATCAGCATCAATACCAGGAAATGGCAGAGTTGCGGATCCGGGTTTAAGCCTTGTGACACCGGGGAGCGGAGTAATAAGTATCATTCCGGTTTCTGTCTGCCACCAGGTATCAACGATGGGGCATCTCTTTTTACCGATGTTCAGGTAATACCACATCCAGGCTTCAGGGTTAATGGGTTCTCCCACCGACCCTAAAAGACGGAGAGTTGAAAGATTATATTGTTCGAGATATTCCTCTCCCCATTTCATAAATGCGCGGATTGCGGTTGGAGCAGTATAAAAAACTGTTACACCATATTTTTCCACCATACTCCACCATCTTCCAATATCCGGGTATTTTGGAGAACCCTCATATAGGACGGTCGTTGCTCCATTTGCAAGCGGTCCATAAACCACGTAGCTATGCCCGGTTACCCACCCAATGTCCGCAGTACACCAAAATGTGTCTTCCTCTTTCAGATCAAATACCAGTTTAGTGGTTGCACATACGCCTGTTAAATAACCCCCGGTGGTATGTACAATACCTTTCGGCTTTCCCGTAGTTCCGCTTGTATATAGGATGAAAAGCATATCTTCGCTATCCATCTTTTCTGGCTCACAATAAGGGGACGCACCTTTCATAAGATCGTGCCACCAAAAATCTCTCCCTTTTTTCATTCGGACGCTTTCTTTATCTCCAATCCTTTTTACAACAACTACATTCTTTACGGTCGGTGTTTTTGTGAGAGCCTCATCGGAATTCTGTTTTAGAGTCACTACCTTCCCGTTCCTGTAACCACCATCC carries:
- the acs gene encoding acetate--CoA ligase; the protein is MPKHQKSIEGSVGEKRTFTPSKRFRDRAIVRDESIYNRAKKNPEAFWEGFADELHWYKKWRKVLEWKPPHSKWFVGGKMNVSYNCLDRHITTSRKNKAAIVWEGEPGETSVLTFWDLYREVNKFADVLKKLGVKKGDRVTIYLPMVPELPIAMLACARIGAPHNVVFGGFSAESLRSRIIDSKSKVLITADGGYRNGKVVTLKQNSDEALTKTPTVKNVVVVKRIGDKESVRMKKGRDFWWHDLMKGASPYCEPEKMDSEDMLFILYTSGTTGKPKGIVHTTGGYLTGVCATTKLVFDLKEEDTFWCTADIGWVTGHSYVVYGPLANGATTVLYEGSPKYPDIGRWWSMVEKYGVTVFYTAPTAIRAFMKWGEEYLEQYNLSTLRLLGSVGEPINPEAWMWYYLNIGKKRCPIVDTWWQTETGMILITPLPGVTRLKPGSATLPFPGIDADVVNELGNSIKEGLGYLVINNPWPAMLSTVYGDPKRYIDEYWNRFTNRYFTGDWANKDRDGYLWILGRVDDVMNVAGHRISTMEVESALVDHHAVAEAAVIGKSDELKGQSIVAFASLKHGVKADLNLLNELKNHVVKKIGGIARPDNIIFTAELPKTRSGKIMRRLLRDISEGRVLGDTTTLADPEVVRELKDKYGHREM